From the Hyphomicrobiaceae bacterium genome, the window CGGGATCGAAATACGGCGGTGTCTTTTGCATCTCTTCAGGTCTATTTGGTCTTGTTGGACACCGCTAGGGCTTTCAACTCATAGAGCTTTTCTAGCGCCGCCTTGGGAGATAACTCGTCAGGACGGATGTCCTCCAGCGCCTTATCGACCGCTGATGGCCCCGCCGAGGGCTGGAAACTTTTGGGTCGCGCGGCCGCGAACAGTGGAAGCTCTTCTAACGCCCCCTGTCCCGCGCCGTTCGACCGCTGATTGCCCTTTTCCAGAACGTCCAACACTTCGCGCGCTCTTACAATAACCTCTTGAGGCAATCCGGCGAGTTTTGCGACCTGAATGCCATAAGAACGGTCCGCCGCTCCTGCCTTAACCTTGTGCAGGAAGACGATCTCGTCGTGCCATTCTGCCACGTCGATGGTGACATTGGCGATGTTGGACATGCGCCGGGCCAGGACCGTGAGCTCGTGATAATGCGTGGCAAACAGTGAGCGCGCCCGCACATGGGTCGAGAGGAATTCGACAGTTGCCCACGCAATCGACAATCCGTCGAACGTTGCGGTTCCGCGGCCAATCTCGTCCAGAATAACGAGCGAGCGAGCGGACGCTTGATTGAGGATCGCTGCCGTCTCCACCATCTCCACCATGAAAGTCGAGCGGCCCCGGGCCAAATCGTCGGATGCGCCAACGCGCGAAAACAGTCGATCCACCACACCGATATGCGCAGAGCGCGCCGGGACGAAAGAGCCCATCTGAGCAAGAACGGCGATCAAGGCATTCTGTCTGAGAAAAGTGGACTTGCCCGCCATGTTCGGGCCGGTCACGAGCCAGATGCGGGCTTCTGGCAACTCGTCGAACCCCGGTGGCGCCGATGGCGCAGCCGCACGACCAAGGACACAGTCGTTCTCGATAAACGCTCCAGACTGGGCCTTTGAAAGCGCTTGCTCCACGACAGGATGCCGTCCGCCGCGAATATCGAAACTCTCCGAATTGTCGACTATGGGTCGAACGTAGTTCTGTTCCAGTGCAAGCACCGAAAGCCCCGAATAGACGTCCATTTCCGCGAGGGCCGCAGCAATTTGCGAAAGCGGATGCTCAAGCTTGGAAATGGCGGCCTGAAGTTCTGCGAAAATATCCTGCTCAAGATTGAGGGCGCGTTCGCTGGCCGAAGCAATTTGGCCTTCGATTTCGACAAGCTCCGTCGTGCTGAAGCGAACAGCATTGGCCATGGTCTGGCGATGACGAAAAATCTCGTTCAGCGGCACCGACAACAAGGGCTTGGCATTGAGCTGGGTGACTTCAATGAAGAAGCCGAGAATATTGTTGTGCCGGACCTTCAGCGTCTTGACACCGGTATCCTCGATATAACGCGCTTCGAGCCCCGCCATCACGAGGCGGCTATCGTCACGTAACGCGCGTGCCTTGTCGAGATCGGCGCTATAGCCTGCCCTGATGAAGCCGCCATCGCGTTTGAGGTGCGGCAGGTCCTCGCCAAGCGCTGCCGAGAGCGATATCGCCAGCGTATCTGCTTCGGGAACTTCAAGATGCGCAACGATGTGCGCCAAGGCAACAGGCAGGCCAAGAGCGTTGGCCGCTGCTTTCAACTCCTTCGCGCATGACGATGCCGCCGCCAGGCCATCGCGGATAGCACCTAGATCGCGCGGCCCTCCGCGATTGAAGGCCAGACGCGAAAGCGCGCGGGCAATGTCGGGAGCGGCGCGCAATGCAGCCCGCAATGTATCAATCAGCCGCTGCCGCTCTTGCAGGAAACTGACAGCATCAAGCCGAGAGTCGATCTCCGATGGATCGTTGAGAGGAGACGAGACGCGCGCCTGTAACTCGCGGGCGCCGGGCGCCGTCACCGTGCGATCGATTGCGGCAAGCAGGCTCGTCGCCTTTTCGCCAGACGACGATTTGACCAGCTCAAGGCTGGTGCGGCTTGCAGCGTCAATCGCCATGACGCGGGCAAGACCCGACTTGCGCGGCGCGCGCAGCAACGGCTTGCGCCCCATCTGCGTCAGATCGATGTACTTCAGTAGAGCGCCGGCAGCGGCGAGTTCGGTGCGCGAAAAGCTGCCGTAGGCAGCCAGCTCGCGCACGCCAAGAGAAGCTTTGAGGTCGCGCTCACCTGCCGCGCTATCGAAATATTGCGCAGGCAAGGGCGTCTCTTTTCCCCCTGCGATCTCGACCCATTTCATCAATCCCTGGTCGGCCAGCAGCACGTCGGAAACCAAAACCTCGGTCGGAGACAGTCGCACCAGCTCGCCTGGAAAATCACTCGCCGAGATCTCGCCAATCTCACATTCGCCAGTCGAAATATCGAGAGAGGCGAGCGCAAATGTTCCGTCACTGTCGCGTGCATTGGCCGAGGGCGGGGCCTTGAAAATGGCCGTAAGATAGTTTCGCGCCTTAGCATCAAGCAGAGCTTCCTCTGTGAGCGTGCCAGGTGTGACCAGTCGCACGACGTCGCGTTTCACGACCGCCTTGGAACCACGCTTTCGTGCTTCCGCCGGGTCTTCGAGTTGCTCACACACGGCGACGCGAAAGTGCTGGCGGATGAGTTTCTGGAGATATTCATCTGCACGATGGATCGGAACACCACACATCGGGATGTCCTGCCCATGGTGCTTACCGCGCTTGGTCAGCACGATGCCCAGGGCTTGCGAGGCGGCTACGGCATCCTCAAAGAAGAGCTCATAGAAGTCGCCCATCCGGTACCACAACAGGCAGTCCGGGTTGGCCGCTTTGATTTCGAGAAACTGCGCCATGGAAGGCGTTACGTCGCCCGAGGCGCCTTCAGCAGCCGGTCGTATCGGCTGTGTCGTCCGACCCTGCGAACCGTCGCTGCCCGGCAGATCGTCGCAGGCTTCGTTCGCCCCCGAATCTCCCTTTGATGTGCGCTGCTTTGCCATGGCGCTCCGGCGATAACCCTGTTGCAATCAGACAGTCAGACTTGGCGGTGGCGGCCTTGCGGGGCAAGTCCCGCGATACTACGAAAGCGTGGCCCTTGCATAGGTTGTGCAGTCGGGCGGCGCAACCTAGTGTGCCAACCGATTTCACTGCCAATTTTGGCCGAAAGGCCATGTCTGGCGGATTTCCCGCAGACACACCACCCAGACAGGTTCAACGCATCCATGGCGACACAATTCCGCGCGGCGCGCTTCACGGCGCAAGAGGCTCTGCAGTTTCATGCCAGCGGCAAGCCGGGTAAATTGGAGATCACGCCCACCAAGCCGTTGGCGACCCAGCGCGACTTGGCCCTGGCGTATTCGCCCGGTGTCGCCATTCCGGTCCAGTCCATCGCGCAGGATCCCGCCGATGCCTACAACTACACCAGCAAAGGCAACATGGTCGCCGTTATCTCGAACGGCACGGCCATTCTCGGACTTGGAAACCTCGGTGCCCTCGCCGCCAAACCTGTGATGGAAGGCAAGGCTGCCCTATTCAAGCGCTTTGCCGATATCGATGCCATCGACGTTCTTGTCGACACCCAGGAAATCGACGCCTTCATAAATTGCGTGCGATACCTTGGTCCTTCATTCGGCGGCATCAACCTGGAAGACATCAAGGCCCCTGACTGTTTCATCATCGAGGAAAGACTTAAAGAGCTTCTGGATATTCCCGTCTTTCACGACGATCAGCACGGCACGGCGATCGTCGTAGCAGCCGGCATGCTCAATGGCCTCAAAGTCGTCGATAAGAAAATCGAGGACGTCAAACTTGTCTGCGCCGGGGCAGGAGCCGCAGCTCTGGCCTGTCTCAACTTGCTGCTGAAGATCGGTATGCAGCGCAAGAACATCACGGTGTGCGACGTCGAAGGAGTGGTCTACGAAGGCCGAAAGACGCTTATGGATCCTTACAAGGCACCATTCGCACAGAAGACCAAAGCGCGGCAATTGAGTGAAGTCATCAAAGGCGCGGACATCTTTCTAGGGTTGTCGGCAGCGGGCGTGGTGTCGCGCGAGATGGTTGCCTCGATGGCAGAAAAACCCATCATATTCGCCATGGCGAACCCAAACCCGGAGATTACGCCGGAGGACGTTCAATCCGTTCGCAGCGACGCCGTCATGGCAACGGGGCGCTCCGACTATCCCAACCAGGTCAACAACGTCCTGTGCTTTCCCTTCATCTTCCGCGGCGCGCTCGACGTGCAGGCGACAACGATCAACGACGCCATGAAAATTGCGGCGGCCGAAGCGATTGCGGAACTAGCGCGTGCGGAAGTGCCAGATCAGGTCATGGCTGCGTTTCATGGCGAGCGCCCGACATTTGGTCCGGGCTACATCATTCCGGCTCCATTCGATCCGCGCCTGATATCTCATGTCCCAGCAGCAGTGGCGAAAGCTGCAATGGACTCCGGTGTTGCGCGCAAGCCGATCGTGGATCTCGATGCATACGTTTCGCGATCGAAAGGCCGCCTCGATCCGGTCGCGGGCTGGCTGCAGTCCACCTTCGATAGGGTGCGCAGCGAGCCCAAGCGCGTGGTATTTGCAGAAGGCGAAGACATGGCCGTTATCCGCGCGGCCCACAGCTTCTACAATCAGGGCTTTGGAATTCCGGTGCTTGTGGGAACACGCGACCTCGTCAAGCAGCGCTTTGCCGAGGCAGGCGTTCCGCTTCGTACCGACTATGAACTAATCGACACGCGCACTTCCGCCCACGTAGAGGAATTCACCGAGTTGCTTTACGCGCGATTGCAGCGGCGTGGTTATTTGAAGCGCGACTGTGCGCGTCTCGTTGCCAACGAGCGCAACGTCTTCAGCGCACTCATGGTCGCGCACGGCTATGGCGACGCCATGGTCTCGGGCGTCACGCGCAACTGGACGACGGTCTATCGCGAAATTCACCGCGTGCTTGACGAAAAACCTGGGCGGCACGTTATCGGCGTCTCACTGGCGCTGTGCCGTGGCCGCGCAGTCCTCATCGCTGATACGTCGATCCATGACATGCCGACACCCTCGCAACTCGCCAACATCGCGACCGAGGCAGCCAACGCTGCGCGCAATTTCGGCATCGAACCGCGCGTCGCCCTGCTCGCCTACTCCACCTTTGGACAGCCACGCGGCGAACGCTCCGACGTCGTGCGCGAGGCTGTGAGCATTCTCGACGAGCGTCAGGTTGATTTCGAGTACGACGGCGACATGGCGGCTGACGTTGCGCTCAACAAGGACTTGATGAAGCACTATCCCTTCTGCCGCCTCTCCGACACGGCGAACGTGCTCATCATGCCGGCATTCCACGCCGCGTCGATATCCACAAAGATGCTGAAGGAACTTGGAGGCGCTACGATTATCGGACCGATCATCGTTGGGCTTTCGCATTCCGTGCAGATCTGTTCGTTCGGCGCAACCGATGCGGACATCGTCAACATGGCTGCGCTGGCGGCGTACGGCGTCGACCGGACCTGAGCGCACAAACTCAATGTGTGGTTTGGCGGCCGCGTTCCACTTTAGGCGCCGCCGCCAGACCGCGCACCGCACTAGCGGTTCTTACACCTTTCACGCCCAGATCATGTCCAGATCGGGCACTCTCCTGGTGAAAATTCGTCCTCCGGTGTCTTTGAAGGCAGCGAATCACTCGTCCCCGCGCCTAATCTTCCCGAAACAGCACATCACGCAGCGAGCCCGGCGTGCTCGCGCGCAAGGCAATTGTCTTCGAACTAGGCAATGGGATGTACGCATGCGATCACCCAAATGGCAGATCGGTTTGGCAGGTCTCTTAATGTCGGCAACCGCAATGAGCGCTGCTTTCGCCGACGAACAGGCCGGACTGAAGCAAGCCACGGACGCAATTCGGCGCGGCAACTTCTCCCAAGCAGTACAGCTTTTGACGACCGAGCTGGAGGCGCAAAACCGTTCCGTCGATGAACGCGCACGAACGTTCTATTATCGCGCAAAGGCCTACGCTGGACTGAAACAGCCGGGACGGGCACGCGCTGATCTCAATGCGGCGATTTGGCTAGGCAAATTACCCGCTAGCGAAGCAGCCGAGGCAGGTCGCCTGAAGACGCAACTTGAGACTTCCGACGACGCGGCCGGCGAAGAAACGGTGGCGGTCACACCAGCACCCCCCAAACCACCCGAGCCGGCAAAATCGGAACCGCCGCCGAAGGTAACGGCCGCTGCACCGCAACCCGCACCACCTACCAGCTTCGCAACGACAGTGGCGGCCACCCCGCCGCCTCCACCACCACGAACAGAGGTGAGCCGCGAAAAAGCAGCCGCTCCTTCTTGGTCACAGCAATCAGTTTTGCGCGCAGCGCTGCCGGAGCCAAAGCCCTCGCCGTTTATCAAGACCTCGCCTGCCTTTGCCGCCGCAGCCGCGCAACAACGAGCCGAGCCCCCACAGGCAAGCGAGGTTGTTACCGGGTCGTTACCACCTGCACGAGCGGCGAACCCGCCATCCAATCCAAGTCCGGTTGCGGCTCACTGGGAGACGGACGTGGCAACCAATCCGTCGCCGCCAGCTAGGTCTGCGCCTCAAGTGGCGGCTGCACAGCCCACGCCTCCTGCAGCGCCAATGCCCGCACCACAGGCCACCAAGGTAACGATGTCCCCAGCGGCTCCCGTCATGGCCCCTCCACCCGCAGCGCAGGCCACCACTCAGCCTGCGCAGAGTGCGCAATCGGCGGAGGCTGCATCGTCGTTCGGTCTATCGCAAGACAAGAGCACACCCGCCGACACGCAGGACCCATCCCAAGCTTCCAGCGTACCGTTGATCGGATGGATGTTTGAGAAGTCGTCGTCGACCTACGACAAACAAATCGCAGATGCAGACGACTTCCAACGCCGGTATGTGGAGAAAATTCGGCGGTATAATCAGGAGCGGCAGGCCGCTACCAGCGGGGCGCAGCAATAAGAGTTGAAAGCGCCGCGTGCGGGATCCGCGCTAAGCGTGCGCTGAAATTCGGCTCTTCTTCTCGTCGGGTGCGCCATAGTATTCGAAATAGCGCGGATCGATGCGCTCGACTGGTAGCACGATCAGCACGTCCGTCGTTCCGAATTGACGATCGATCACCGCGCCATCTCCTACACATGCACCAAGTCTCAAATAGCCCTTGATGAGCGGCGGAATAGCCTTGAGAGCTGCCTTGGCGTCCACCGCCTCTTTGGGCAGCAGGTTCATGGGGACGTGCAAACCTTCACGCGCGCGGCAATGCCATTCAGGCGGCGCACCCGCAAAGTGATGCAGGAAGCTGAGCGCCATCGCGTGCTCTTGCGGTTCCGTTCCCTCAAAGGAGGCGCATCCGAGCATCACGTCGATACGATGCTCGCGTACGTAGGCCCACAGCCCATGCCACAGCAGCTCGACGGTACGCTTATTGCGATAAGGAGCGAGCACACAGCTCCGACCGAGCTCCATGAAGCGGTAGCCCCCCTTCGAAGCGATCAACGGCGAGATGTCGTACTCGCCGGCAGTATAAAAACCAAGACGCTGATCGGCGATCTCTTGGCGCAACACACGGTAGGTGCCGACGACCTTGGGAACATCCGGCCGCTGGCGGGCACGCCTATCGGTATTGCTTACGTCCACAACAAGCAGATGATCACAGAACGCATCGTAGGCGTCCTCATCGCGTCGGCGAAATTGGGCAAGTCGGCTCGGAACGGCCGACATTTCTTCATAGAAGACCTGAAACCGCAGACGCTGCGCTAATTTGATCTCAGCACGCGTGCTGGCAAGTCGAACCTCAAGGTCGCCGACCCGGCCGTACACTTTTGGCTCGGGCCGTCGCACGAAGGGCGCGGCATTTGCCGAAAGTTCAAGGAATCTCAATGCTCTATGAGCTGCGGCCCGGCTGCGAAGTGCGAGCTTCGCGGTCGCTTCAACGTTATTCGCTTCCTGCATCGTGCTGTATGGCCCCGCTTGACGATCCCGCCGCGAGAATTGCTAACACGATTCCATGACGCTTTTTCGATTGTCGGGTCCTGGTCCTAGATCTGGGACCTCACGCGGCGGAGTTAGCCTCCGGCCGCAGACGGGCAGATTCCGTATCTTCCGTCCAATGCAACAGCAGTCGCTTGAGGTCCTGCACATCGAAGGGCTTGGCGAGATAGTCGCTCATGCCGGCCTCAAGGCAGCGCCTGCGATCCTCGGCAAAAGCATTCGCCGTCAGCGCAACTATGGGCGGTGGAGTGCGCGGCGAGGGCAACTGAGAGAAAGCGCGAAGAATTTGCTGGGTCGCCTGCAGGCCATCCAGTCGAGGCATAAAGACGTCCATTAGGATGAGATCAAACGCCTTGCTCTTACCATCCGCAAGCGTGCGATTGACGGCTTCAACTGCCTCGACCCCATCACGTACGAGTACCGGTTCGCAATCGGCACGCTCGACAACGCGCAAAGCCAGGAGGGCGTTGACCTCGTTGTCTTCTGCAATGAGAACGCGCGGCCGCTTGCGGTCGGAACTCATTCCAATGGCGGCGTCATGCCGTGATTGGACTTCGCCCGCCTTGAGCGCCAACAGCCCGGATTGAGCCGCGCTCGCTTCACCGTCCGCCTGCGGCGACTTCGCTAACAGCAGCCGGGCGGTGAACGTTGCGCCCCGTCCGGGAGCGCCGTTTGCAGTGATGTCGCCCCCCATGGCACGCGCCAGACGTTGAGAAATTGCCAAACCAAGGCCCGTGCCACCATTGCGTCTGTGGAGCGCGGCATCCGCTTGCTCGAACTCTCTGAAAAGACGCGAGATATCCTCAGGCAATAGGCCTATGCCCGTGTCGATTACGCTTATGACATATGCGGCATCCTCACCGGCTTCCAGCGAAAGGTGAACGCTCACCGACCCGGCATCGGTAAATTTGATGGCATTGGAAACGAGATTGAGAACGATCTGACGCACACGTTCTTGATCGCCAACAACGGTGGGCGGCAAACCTTCAGCTGCATGAAAACTGATCGTGAGACCCTTTTCGCGCGCGCGAGGCGCCAACAACCGCACCGCGCCATCAACCGTCGCCGAGAGCGAGAAGGGCGTCTTCGCAAGCTCTAGCTTGCCTGCTTCGATCTTGGAGAAATCTAGTATCTCGTCGATCAGCGCTAGCAGCGCATGCGCGGAGCCGTCGATAGCCGACAGATATGTTTTCTGCTCGCTGTTGAGCTCTGTTTCGGAAAGCAGCCCTGCCATGCCGAGGATGCCGTTCATAGGCGTCCTGATCTCGTGACTCATGGCTGCCAAGAACCGAGACTTGGCGC encodes:
- a CDS encoding NADP-dependent malic enzyme; this encodes MATQFRAARFTAQEALQFHASGKPGKLEITPTKPLATQRDLALAYSPGVAIPVQSIAQDPADAYNYTSKGNMVAVISNGTAILGLGNLGALAAKPVMEGKAALFKRFADIDAIDVLVDTQEIDAFINCVRYLGPSFGGINLEDIKAPDCFIIEERLKELLDIPVFHDDQHGTAIVVAAGMLNGLKVVDKKIEDVKLVCAGAGAAALACLNLLLKIGMQRKNITVCDVEGVVYEGRKTLMDPYKAPFAQKTKARQLSEVIKGADIFLGLSAAGVVSREMVASMAEKPIIFAMANPNPEITPEDVQSVRSDAVMATGRSDYPNQVNNVLCFPFIFRGALDVQATTINDAMKIAAAEAIAELARAEVPDQVMAAFHGERPTFGPGYIIPAPFDPRLISHVPAAVAKAAMDSGVARKPIVDLDAYVSRSKGRLDPVAGWLQSTFDRVRSEPKRVVFAEGEDMAVIRAAHSFYNQGFGIPVLVGTRDLVKQRFAEAGVPLRTDYELIDTRTSAHVEEFTELLYARLQRRGYLKRDCARLVANERNVFSALMVAHGYGDAMVSGVTRNWTTVYREIHRVLDEKPGRHVIGVSLALCRGRAVLIADTSIHDMPTPSQLANIATEAANAARNFGIEPRVALLAYSTFGQPRGERSDVVREAVSILDERQVDFEYDGDMAADVALNKDLMKHYPFCRLSDTANVLIMPAFHAASISTKMLKELGGATIIGPIIVGLSHSVQICSFGATDADIVNMAALAAYGVDRT
- a CDS encoding ATP-binding protein — its product is MTTKSLPAKLSGSKASIAPKSRQPRTLQSCGDDGVLAVRVLASGGLLLLAGGLIASSELHLTVRAALIAGSVAALFAVHLALNAFAVMSERLKAEADANARARMQGEHIDSHLEEIKDAHWELSENEARYRDLLDSQDVMISRCDSDGRYLFVNHAFCRAFGLSPQHIIGKRFRPDVLDGQVHAPLAAERGQRRRYEELVATSTGPRWIVWEEHLVRSSATASYEVQCVGRDVTEEREAEAALTEARDQAETANRAKSRFLAAMSHEIRTPMNGILGMAGLLSETELNSEQKTYLSAIDGSAHALLALIDEILDFSKIEAGKLELAKTPFSLSATVDGAVRLLAPRAREKGLTISFHAAEGLPPTVVGDQERVRQIVLNLVSNAIKFTDAGSVSVHLSLEAGEDAAYVISVIDTGIGLLPEDISRLFREFEQADAALHRRNGGTGLGLAISQRLARAMGGDITANGAPGRGATFTARLLLAKSPQADGEASAAQSGLLALKAGEVQSRHDAAIGMSSDRKRPRVLIAEDNEVNALLALRVVERADCEPVLVRDGVEAVEAVNRTLADGKSKAFDLILMDVFMPRLDGLQATQQILRAFSQLPSPRTPPPIVALTANAFAEDRRRCLEAGMSDYLAKPFDVQDLKRLLLHWTEDTESARLRPEANSAA
- the mutS gene encoding DNA mismatch repair protein MutS, giving the protein MAKQRTSKGDSGANEACDDLPGSDGSQGRTTQPIRPAAEGASGDVTPSMAQFLEIKAANPDCLLWYRMGDFYELFFEDAVAASQALGIVLTKRGKHHGQDIPMCGVPIHRADEYLQKLIRQHFRVAVCEQLEDPAEARKRGSKAVVKRDVVRLVTPGTLTEEALLDAKARNYLTAIFKAPPSANARDSDGTFALASLDISTGECEIGEISASDFPGELVRLSPTEVLVSDVLLADQGLMKWVEIAGGKETPLPAQYFDSAAGERDLKASLGVRELAAYGSFSRTELAAAGALLKYIDLTQMGRKPLLRAPRKSGLARVMAIDAASRTSLELVKSSSGEKATSLLAAIDRTVTAPGARELQARVSSPLNDPSEIDSRLDAVSFLQERQRLIDTLRAALRAAPDIARALSRLAFNRGGPRDLGAIRDGLAAASSCAKELKAAANALGLPVALAHIVAHLEVPEADTLAISLSAALGEDLPHLKRDGGFIRAGYSADLDKARALRDDSRLVMAGLEARYIEDTGVKTLKVRHNNILGFFIEVTQLNAKPLLSVPLNEIFRHRQTMANAVRFSTTELVEIEGQIASASERALNLEQDIFAELQAAISKLEHPLSQIAAALAEMDVYSGLSVLALEQNYVRPIVDNSESFDIRGGRHPVVEQALSKAQSGAFIENDCVLGRAAAPSAPPGFDELPEARIWLVTGPNMAGKSTFLRQNALIAVLAQMGSFVPARSAHIGVVDRLFSRVGASDDLARGRSTFMVEMVETAAILNQASARSLVILDEIGRGTATFDGLSIAWATVEFLSTHVRARSLFATHYHELTVLARRMSNIANVTIDVAEWHDEIVFLHKVKAGAADRSYGIQVAKLAGLPQEVIVRAREVLDVLEKGNQRSNGAGQGALEELPLFAAARPKSFQPSAGPSAVDKALEDIRPDELSPKAALEKLYELKALAVSNKTK
- a CDS encoding GNAT family N-acyltransferase — translated: MQEANNVEATAKLALRSRAAAHRALRFLELSANAAPFVRRPEPKVYGRVGDLEVRLASTRAEIKLAQRLRFQVFYEEMSAVPSRLAQFRRRDEDAYDAFCDHLLVVDVSNTDRRARQRPDVPKVVGTYRVLRQEIADQRLGFYTAGEYDISPLIASKGGYRFMELGRSCVLAPYRNKRTVELLWHGLWAYVREHRIDVMLGCASFEGTEPQEHAMALSFLHHFAGAPPEWHCRAREGLHVPMNLLPKEAVDAKAALKAIPPLIKGYLRLGACVGDGAVIDRQFGTTDVLIVLPVERIDPRYFEYYGAPDEKKSRISAHA